CTCTTGGTGCTCTCGCCGCTTTCTTCCATACCATTGTCAGCAATGCGTTGACGAACTTGGATGCACGCGGCATCGCTACCGGTTTCGATTTTCTTAGCCAAGAAGCTGGCTTTGGCATTGGTTTAACACTCGTCGAATATGACGAAACCTTCTCTTATGGTCGAACGTTCATCGTTGGCCTACTTAATACCGCACTCGTTTCTGTTCTAGGTATCATTCTAGCGACAGTTCTTGGTTTTACTATGGGTGTTGCACGTCTATCGTCAAACTGGCTAGTTAGCCGACTTGCTGCGGTTTATATCGAAATTTTCCGTAATGTTCCTCTTTTACTCCAAATTTTCTTTTGGTACTTCGCTGTTCTACAAGCGCTACCATCTGCTCGCCAAAGCTTAAGTCTTGGTGAAGCTATCTTCCTTAATGTTCGAGGTCTTTACTTCCCTGCGCCTATTTTTGAGGCAGGAAGTAGTATCGTTATTGCCGCTTTCATCGCGGGCATCGTTGCAACCATCATCATTAATATTTGGGCTAAGAATAAACAGCGCTTAACCGGTCAACAGACACCTATGGGTCGTATTGCTCTTGGTTTAATTGTTGTTCTACCAATCGTTGTTTACTTCATCATGGGTATGCCAATTTCAGCTGAATATCCTGCGCTTAAAGGTTTTAACTTTAAAGGCGGTATTAGCATTATTCCAGAACTTGCAGCTCTTATGCTTGCCCTAAGTATCTATACGGCGTCATTTATTGCTGAGATCGTTCGTTCAGGTATTAACGCGGTAAGTCATGGCCAAACTGAAGCAGCAATGTCTCTAGGTTTACCACGTTCTCGTACTTTGAAGCTGGTTATCATTCCGCAAGCGTTGAGAATTATTATCCCTCCGCTAACAAGCCAATACTTAAACCTAACTAAAAACTCATCATTAGCAATGGCGATTGGTTATCCCGATTTGGTTTCTGTATTCGCAGGTACAACGCTGAACCAAACAGGGCAAGCGATTGAGATTATCGCGATGACGATGGCCGTTTACCTTACATTGAGCTTATTAACCTCTGC
The Vibrio pelagius genome window above contains:
- a CDS encoding amino acid ABC transporter permease, encoding MKPNNTSIPSQEKPQAKSANLLYNPTFRSVVFQIIALGALAAFFHTIVSNALTNLDARGIATGFDFLSQEAGFGIGLTLVEYDETFSYGRTFIVGLLNTALVSVLGIILATVLGFTMGVARLSSNWLVSRLAAVYIEIFRNVPLLLQIFFWYFAVLQALPSARQSLSLGEAIFLNVRGLYFPAPIFEAGSSIVIAAFIAGIVATIIINIWAKNKQRLTGQQTPMGRIALGLIVVLPIVVYFIMGMPISAEYPALKGFNFKGGISIIPELAALMLALSIYTASFIAEIVRSGINAVSHGQTEAAMSLGLPRSRTLKLVIIPQALRIIIPPLTSQYLNLTKNSSLAMAIGYPDLVSVFAGTTLNQTGQAIEIIAMTMAVYLTLSLLTSALMNIYNRKVALVER